The following nucleotide sequence is from Alistipes sp. ZOR0009.
GAGACAGAGTCGACGAGTCGACCGGAGAGGCATACACCAACTCGGGCAGGACATTGGATTCCATGAAAAAGAATAAGCGAACGCTTGCCATAAAAACGGGTATAGAGGAGGTTGACGCCGAACTGGACACCGAACTTAAGCTTTTGGAGGTGATAGCAGCAGGCTGGAAGGTAACCTCTGCAGAGGTGCTCTACTGGCTGCTACAAGGGAAAAACGAGGCTGAAATAGGCAGCATACTCGGCATTACCCAATCGGCCATTAACCAACGTAAAAAAACAGCGGGCTGGTATGGCGTTGAAGCGCTGCTGGCACGTTTTGATGAAATAGTAAGGGGGAAAATACGATGAACCTAACCATTCTCGTTCAGTTGCTACTGGCCCATATTCTGGCCGATTTTGTTTTTCAGACCGACGACATGGTCGAAAGCAAGAAAAAAGGGGGACTAAAGTCGAAAAAATTTTGGTTTCACATTGTTCTTTCAGGAGCCCTAACCTACCTTATACTAATGCAATGGAGCGGGTGGCTGGTGCCTCTTTTTGTTATGGTTACCCACGGCTTGCTCGATTATCTGAAAATAAGGCAGGAGGCTAAATTGCTAGCCTTTAACAACCAGGTAGAGGATGTCTCAAAAAGGAAGTCGGGTGCACGGCTTTTTCTAATGGATCAGCTTTACCATCTCCTTGTCATTCTTATGGCCTGGCTTTACCTGACAAGCTCGTTCAATCTGATACTTCCGTTTATTGCTCAACTCTTTTCGAACAAGGCTTACCTTACCATTTTAACGGCCTTAACGCTTATCGTATGGCCTGTTGGGTTGGTTATAGGTATTATAACCGAACCATTCAGAAATGAGCTGGGCAACAACGAGTCAGACAGTCTAAGCAGAGCTGGCACCTATATTGGCGTTCTGGAACGGGTGCTGACCTTCATTTTTGTACTGCTGGACCAGTTTTCGGCAATTGGGTTTCTGTTTGCGGCGAAGTCGCTGCTTCGCATCAGCAAGGATGGCGAAGAAAAAGCCCGAAAAAAGACAGAATACGTTTTAATTGGAACGCTGATGAGCTTTGCAATGGCTATTGTTGTGGGTCTTGCGGTAAAAGCTATCGTAAAAATCTAGATTCGACATACACTAGGTGAGGAAACTGCCGTAAAGCTACTGTAGGCAACACTGAGAGTAGAGACTTGAGCGAGTTCAAACCTTTCTGCTGCAATTGTTATCTGACACAAAGACATCACTCGCTATGTTCTTGCATAAAAAAACTTATAACGAATAAGGTGGATAAGCCCACTTGGCATTGCCGCAAAGCGAGATGAAAAAGAGGGCTAACTGCTTACTTCTGTTATATGGCTTATAGCGGCATTCTTTTTACTATTGCCTCAAACGCGCGCAGGGCGGCGCCGTGCAAGGCAGAAATCTGCGGTACAAGCTTCCTTACTCGTTTTTTTGAAGAAGGGCAAGAAGGAGCACGCAGACAGCATGAATGATGCTATTAATACAGAGATTCGGTTAGCTCGCAAAATACCCATCCTCTTATCCAAGCGTGCTGTATCAGCCCTAATTTACAACGTCGATAACTCATAAAACCTCAGGATAAAACTCTACCTCACAGAAGGTATGCCACCCTAATTCGGACTATAAGTTAATCAACACGTCCTCGAGCTTCCTTTTCGGAACATAATGACGCCCATCTTCATCGCGCCAATACTTAACATCTCCATCTTCGGCCATCTCTACCATGATAACCTCCTCTTTCGGTTTCCCAATGGCAAGCACAAGCGCAATACTGAGATGTTCTGGAAGTTCTAAAATTTTAGATAGCTCAGCCTTTTTTACCGAAGCGATAATGCAGCCTCCAAGTCCCTTTTCTACAGCTCCCAAAAGGATACTTTGAGACGCTATTCCTTGATCGTGGGCCATTGCAGCACCCAAAGTGGTATCCTCCAGAATAACGATATAGCCACTAGGACGTTCGCCTTCGGCAGGTCCGGCCCACTCCTTCAGGTAGCCAGCCCATGCTAATGTTTGGAATATTTTTTCGTTTAGCGATTTTTCGTTTGAGATATAGTACTTCAAAGATTGAAGGTTACGTCCACTAGCCGAAACCCTAGCCAAATCAACCAGTTCTACTAGCGTTTCTCTATCAATGCTTTCAGATTCGTAGAATCGTCTGTAGCTTCTATTCTTATACACCAACTCTTTTACCATTATTCTGAAAATTAAGAAAACAAAAAGGCCCTACAACAGCAACGTTGTAGGGCCTCAAAGATATAAATCTGCTAGTATCTTTCAGAAATTACTTTCCAGTCTACGATATTCCAAAAGCTGGATACATAGTCAGGACGACGATTTTGGTAGTCGAGATAGTAAGCATGCTCCCACACATCGCAAGTTAGCAAAGGCTTTTTACCCTTGCGAAGAGGGTTGCCAGCATTAGCTTCCTGCACAATTTCCAATACACCAGCCTCATTTTTAACCAGCCAAGACCAACCAGAACCGAATAGTCCAACCGAAGCCTTGGTAAACTCCTCCTTAAACTTCTCGAATGATCCGAATGTAGCATCAATCGCTTTTGCCAGCTCGCCAGTAGGCGCGGTAGCTGGGTTAGGCGAAAACTGGTTGAAATAGAAGGTATGATTCCAAACCTGAGCCGCATTATTAAAAATAGCCCCATCCGACTCTAAAACGATGGTTTCTAAATCGGCATTTTCAAACTTAGTTCCTGGAACCAAGTTATTTAGATTATTCACATAAGCTTGATGGTGCTTTCCGTAGTGGAATTCTAACGTTTTGTCGCTAATGGTTGGATTAAGAGCACTCAGCTCGTAAGGCAACTTTGGTAGTTCAAATTTCATCCTTTTTGTTTTTTGTATTTGTCGCTCTAGTAACAAAGGTAAACCCAAAATGTTGAGAAAGCAAAAAAAGAGCGATCTGTAAACAGACCGCCCTCACAGCTAAACTTGACCTTAAACAAAAAAGGAGTTAGAACTATAAAGTTAACTTGTACAATCGTGCAACTTCGTCCCAGTTAACAACATTAAAGAAAGCCTCAACGTACTCATTTCTACGATTCTGGTAATGCAGGTAGTAGGCATGCTCCCACACGTCAAGACCTAAAATCGGAGCCCCCTTTACATCAGCAACATCCATTAAAGGATTATCCTGATTGGGAGTAGAAGAAACCTTCAGCCCATCAGGCGTTGCAACCAGCCAAGCCCAACCAGAACCAAAGCGGCTCATTGAAGCCTGACTAAACTCCGCCTTAAACTTATCAAAACTTCCAAATGCCTTTATGATAGCCTCCCCCACTTCACCGGATGGAACGCCACCTCCGTTGGGAGACAAGAAATTCCAGAAAAGGTTGTGGTTATAGAAACCGCCACTATTATTACGAACAACAGGGGCATGCTTTGATGCATCTTTAAGAATTGCTTCGATGGAAAGATCTGCAAGCGGAGTGTCCTTAATGGCACCATTAAGATTGTTCAAATATGCAGCATGATGCTTTGTATGGTGAATCTCCATAGTTCTTGCATCAATATGAGGCTCTAATGCCAAGTAATCGTAGGTAAGTTCTGGTAGTACGAAAGCCATAATCGTAAAATTTTAATCGTTGTTTTTATTCAGTCTAATTACTGCTAAAAACGATAAGCATGAAACATTGTTCAGCTGGTTTTGAAAAAAAAGGAAACTTTTCTTCTTTTTTTGAGTCATTCAACCGTTCTTCCACTTATTACGCTAATTTTATAGGATAGCCTTAAGCCGCTACAATAATTCATCTTTAAGCCTAACGACAATGAACCTCATCGGCTTTAAGTTGTTTTGAAAATGGCTTGCTAAATGACAACTAAAAACAGACCAGATGCCGCTTGCATACTTAACAAGAAGAGAACAATTCAATGCCGCCCATCGGCTTTACAAGGAAGGCCTTAGCGATGAGGAAAATTTTGAGATATACGGAAAATGTAGCAACCCCAATTGGCATGGCCATAACTACATCCTCCTAGTTACCGTTAAGGGAGAAATAAACCCCAACACGGGCTATGTGGTAAACCTGAAAGAGCTTGGGCGGATAGTAAAAGAAGAAATTGTGGAAAAAATTGACCACAAAAATCTCAATTTAGAGGTTGATTTTATGAAAGGTATTATACCTTCGACCGAAAATTTGGCAGTTGCCATCTGGCAGCAGCTAAAGCCGCAGGTTGAAGCGCTAAAAATAGCCCTACACTGCATTAAAGTACAAGAAACCGAGAATAACTTTGCCGAATACTACGGCGAATAAACCCAAGAATAGAATGAACGATTTTGAAAATGGCGTAATTCGAGGATACGAAAAAGAAGAGCGATATAACGACGAAATTACCCAAAAACTATCAGAACACTACAAATCGATACTTACACTAATTGGGGAAGACCCCGAAAGAGAAGGTCTACTAAAAACCCCAGAGCGAGTAGCCAAAGCGATTCAATTTTTGACTCACGGCTACCATTTAGATCCTAAGGAAATCCTAAACTCAGCCAAGTTTAAGGAGGACTACCAGCAAATGGTACTGGTGAAGGATATTGAGCTCTACTCCATGTGCGAGCACCATATGATTCCGTTTTACGGGAAGGCACACGTTGCCTACATTCCCAATGGATACATCACAGGTCTTAGCAAGATTGCAAGAATAGTAGAAGCCTACGCCCGCAGGCTTCAGGTTCAAGAACGGCTAACCGTACAAATTCGCGACTGCATACACGAAACGCTGAAACCTCTTGGAGTGGCGGTTGTTATAGAGGCTTCCCACATGTGCATGCAGATGAGAGGCGTACAGAAACAAAACTCTGTAACTACAACATCAGCGTTTACAGGAGCCTTTCTTTCGAACAGCAAGACAAGGGAAGAGTTTATCCATTTAATTGGAAAGAAGCTGCATTAGAGTTGGGAGAAAAAATAAAAGAGGGTCCCCAAAGTATCACCACATAAGATAAAAAATCATGTGTTTCTCTACATATTTTTTATCTCATATAGTTGTGATTAACATACAAGAGACCCTCTTACTGCTCTATCCTTATTTTTAACAAAAAGTAAAAACCATTCTCAAATCTACTGCATAGCTTAACTTATGTTCTCTTGCCACAAGTATGAATAGTCAATTCATCAAGGTTTTTCTTATTGGGGATAAAGATACTGACACACCATGCTAAAACAAAGCTTGATACAAATCCTATCAGCCCGTAAATTAAAAAATGAATTTGAGTTTGTTGTATAAAAAATAGGATTAGTCCACTTCCGATCAACCCCGCAATAGCTCCCACTGTGCTTATTCGCTTAGTAAAAATACCCATCGCAAAAAAACCACCCAAACCACTCACAAAAAGGCCTATAATGGTTTGAAATTCATCAAAGATAGACTCAACACTTGTTTTCGAGAGCCAAATTGCCACCGTGACACCTAAAAATCCAACCCCAAAACTAATAATCTTTGCAAGTACAACCGAGTTATGCTTACCTGTTAGCCGCTGATAAAAATCTACCGTTAATGCGTTGGACACAGCATTAATGTTCGATGAAAGTGTAGACATAGTAGCCGCAAAAATAGCCGCAATCATTAAACCAGCCACCCCAGAGGGTAGAGCATACATTATATAGTATGGAAAAATAGAATCTGAATTTGTCATCGTAACATCCAAATTCATCGGGTTTTCAGAGTAGTATGCAAAAAGGGCTGCACCTACGAAGTAGAATAGCAGAGAAGCGGGTGCGCTCAGCCAACCATTAAGCCAAATACCTCTTATTGAACCACGCTCGTCTGAGGTAGTCATATACCGTTGAATTATTGATTGATCGGACGTATATGTAATTAGGCTTGAGGCCAACCCACCAAACATCACCACCCAAAAGGTTGGTTTTGTAAGATCAAAAGAAAAGTCGAGAATCTGAAGCTTATTGGCAGCACGAGAATGCTCTATTAGGGAGGAAATTCCTCCATCAATATCAACTAGTAAAAAGATAATAGCAACAAACAAGCCGGCCAAAAGGACGACACCTTGAATAACATCTCCCCATATCACAGCCTTTATTCCTCCCGTTGTACTATAAAACAAGGTTATCATTCCCATTAGAAGTATCGATACCAAAACACTGATTCCAGTAACAGTCGAAAGAGCCAAAGCTGGGAGTAGAAGCACTACACCAATACGAGATACCATAAAAACAATAAACAATGCGCTTGCAATAAGTCTGACAGATAGCCCGAATCTGCGCTCAAGATATTCGTAAGCGGAAGATAATTTTAGCCTGTGAAAAAAGGGAAAGTAGTATTTAACTACTAACGGAACAATTAAGATTATAGACACAGCCATAAGAGAATAGCGCCAATCAGAAGTGTAGGTTTTTGCAGGTAAAGCCATGTAAGAAATAGCACTCAGCATTGTTGCGAAGATGCTTATTCCAGAGGCCCACCATGGTATCTGTCCGCTAGCCGTAAAATATTCTTCAGTATTGTCATTTCCCTTCATAAAATAGTAACCGAGGTATACCATCGACAATAAATAAATTACCAGAACAATCCAATTTAACAGTCCAAATTCAGGACTGGAGTTGACCTCTCCAGCATAAACGCTAGGAGTTCTCTCTCCGGGCTTAATTTCTCCGTTAACGACATATACTTTATTCCCAACGGAAACAACTTTGGCTCCTGCAACTCCCCCATAAGGAGCATTCTGTAAGGGAGTCCAACTTTTAGTAAGCGTATGAAACGCCATTACTTTGCTGTTAAAGTTGAAGAATGAGCGATTCGCCCTCATATAAGCATCAGAGACTCTCTTTATAGAATCTCGTTGAAAGGAAGAGGGCATCTTCAAATAGGCTTCTCTGCGCGCTATTTCTTCGCGATAGATACTGGCATCTACACCTCCAACAAAAAGAATGTGGTGTGCACCTGATCTAAAAGCATCACCTCCAAAATAAGAGATAGATGAACCATTATAATTCGTCTTTACCTCCTCTCCCCATTTACTTCCTTTAATGCTGTAGGCAAGATAGCTACTTAATATATAAGGATATTTTCCATCTGCAGTAGTTCCAAAGAAGAGAAATATATTTTCCTCCTCACCATTGCTTTGTGCTACAACAACAGGTGATGTCCGAGCTCTACCTGGATAGGTGGCGAGCTGCTCCCACCGACTATCCAACCTGTTCAATTGCAGCGAAAAAAAGAGCTTTCGATACGGAGCGATAGTTTCGGCACCAACTACATAAATTTTCCCGTTTGTGTATGTCCCGCCATATAGAGCATGTTTCACAGGTAAAGGAGGCAACGAATGAGCAACTATCTTTTTCTGGGCAACATTCCAGGTAAGTAGCATCACTTTATTGCTAAAGACGCTATCGTTACGACCTCCAAGAAACACCACTCCACTAGGAACCTGAATGGAAACACCATAAGCGAGAGTAGAAGGAAGTTGTAGAGCCATTGGAGAAGGAGGCGAAGCTACTCTATCCAAGGAATAGCAGTACATCTCCTTATAGTAACGTTTGTTACCTATACTTCCATTATCTCCTATCGAAAAATTACATCCTCCTGCAACAATGAGATTTCCGTTTATGACTCCTGCAAAAGGGGAGGCAACACCTTTACCGTAACCTTTTACATCTTGGGCTCCTACGTTTTGAAGTTTTTGCCAATGGTAAGTAGGCCTTCCCTTAGGAGGAGAAGAACATCCTGTTAGTAGAAGTAATATTAAAAAGGGAAGTATCTGCGTTCTCATACTGCATTCTTTTTTGTTTGGATTTTGTCCAGCATAGCAAAAGTAATGCTGCACTGGTAGAGGGCACGAGGAAGGTGAAAACAACCTTTCCATTTACTCCCCTTTAAAGTTGTGAGCGGATTGCCTTGTCTGTTCAAATAACCAAACCATTCACCAAAGGTATCGTCGTTAAAGTGCGACCATGCGTACTTATGCACCTTTTTATACCACTCCCAACAGCGCTCATCGCCAGTATATAAATATGCTTTAGACAAAGATATAAGAGTTTCTAGATGAACCCACCAGAGTTTTTGATCCCACTCCAACTGTAATGGAGGATACCCTTTTTCATCAAGGAAATAAAAAATACCTTCATAATCCTTGTCCCATCCAAACTCTAGGATGGAGATAGTTGTATCTACAGCCTGCTTCATTAGTTCGGTATCACCATAAGCATGAGCAATATCCATAATAAACCACATGCTCTCAATACCATGGCCTGGATTAATCAGCCTACCTTCATAACTGTTATGGTGATCCCCATTAGGTAGCACATTTTCAAAGATAATGCCCCTATCTTTATCTCGAAAAATGTTCATTACCATATTGACACACTCTTGAACAGTTTGATCGACTCTATCCTTCGGAAGAACATCCTTAAGTAGCAAGACTAGATTGCTAAGAATCATAGGAAGCGAAAAATTGACTAGGTTTCTAGAACTGGGAATTGTCTTGTTCCAGATTCCTTTCGGATTGCCTTGCCTTCTCAATATATTATTAAAAGTAGCAATTGCTATTTGCATAGCTTCATCGTTGCCCGTCATTTTTGCATACTGGCTAAATCCCATTGTAGCAAAGCAATCTGAAAAAATATTGTAAGGATGAATCAGTGGATTTCCTTGCCGATCTACCGAAAAATACCAACTCCCATCAGATGCCCTTCCGTACTTTTTAAGAAAGTTATACCCTAGGCAAGCAGCATCCTTCCACTCTGACTTTGCGTCCAAATGTTCATGCAAAAAGGAGAACATCCAAAGTTCGCGATTTTGTAGCCACAAAAATTTATCGGTATCAAAAACCTGCCCCTCACGAGTAAGACAGGTAAAATACCCCCCTAACTCATGATCCAACGAATGATTAATCCAAAAAGGCATAACATCATGAAGCAGTTTATCCCCATAAAATTGGGATAAGCCTTTAAAATCCTTTTCCATCTATCCCTTATTTGCAAATGTAAAAAAGCCAACCTTTTTCAACTCCCTCAATAGAGATTCTTTTTGTTCTTCATTCAGCCCTACAAAAGGCAAACGAGGGGAACCTACATTTATTCCCAACTGCTCCATCACAAACTTTGCACTTGCCATATATCCTCTCTTTGCAAGCACCTCTATTATCTGAATACTTTTTCGCTGCAACTTGAGTGCTCCTTTTAAATCATTACGATTAAGGCAGTCTCCCATTTGAAGATATAACGGTAACATAAAGTTATAAGTGCTTCCGATAAACCATGTTGCTCCAAGCTGCATGCTTACCAGTGCAATCTCATCAACACCTGCCATTACATTGTATTTAGAAGCAGTTGCAGAAATGTAATCCTGCATGTCAGTATGCGTATATTTTACTCCTTTAAAGTTAGGAATCTGCAATGCACCTTCGTTCAGAAAATCGGTCATAGAAAACGAAATGCTGGTTAATACAGGAATGTGATAATAATAAAAATCTTTATTGGGAGCTGCATTTGCAATTTCCTGACAAATTGAAACAAGCGTGCTCAAACTCGTTGGACGCTGATAAAACGGCCCCGTTGCAGAAATTGCCTTAACATGTTGTAGCGTGGCAGCATGAGCAGCCAGCTCGCATGCCTCCTTTGTCGAGAGGTGTCCAACAAAAACAAATAGTTGAAACTCGGGATCGACAACAGAGTTCCACGCTTCCGCTGTATTTTTACGCTCGGCTGTTGTAAGTTGATACCCCTCCGATGTTGATCCATTAATAAATGCACCTTTAACACCATTCTTTTTTAAGAATGAGTATAGGGCTGTTATTTCCGTAATGTTGACCTCTCCGTTTTCCTTAAATGGGGTGTGGGGAGCTGCAATAAAATTATGTTGTCTCATGCTCTCATGTTTTTTAGAAAAGGTAGGAAGTTGTCCTGAACCACCTGATGTATAAAAACAAGGTTATTCTGAACAACTTCACAAACCACTTATCCAATAATTATTTGCATTAGTATCCAGGGTTTTGTTGCCCCTTTAGTAATGGATCGCCATTTAACGTATTAATATCGATTGGCCATAGCAACTTATATGCTTCATTTTCTGCCAGAACAGGTGATGTTGCCGGGTAGCCAGCCAATATAGAAAAAGCTAAAGGTTTTCCAGCACCATCCTGCATACGACGTAAGTCGTACCAACGCTTCCCTTCCCAAACGAACTCCTTGTCGCGTTCTTTAAGAATTGCAAGTTCATTATCTGCAAATGTACCATTTGCGTACACAGGATAGGTTGGACCGTAGGCACGCTTCCTTATATCGTTAATGTAACCAGAAGGATCTTCGCCCTTCTTATTTGCGATTTCAGCTAATAGTAGTAGTACATCAGCATAACGGTACACTGGTATATCGCAATCGTACACCCTGTTATTCGTAGAGTTAATAGAACCTGCAAACTTACGCAGAACCACCGCCTTTACGGTTGGTGTTCCATTTACAACCTTGTAAAAATCAAGAAAGGTAGCACGCTTACGGGCATCTGCATTATCGTACGATTCGAATAGTTCGAACTTGTACTCGTTACGAAATATTCCCCCAGTACCCTTTAGGCTCAAGGTATCCTTAAGTACTTTCCCGTTAGAACCCGTGTAAAGATTCAAAAAAACAGCATCCTGGTATAGGAACTCAGCCGCATTGTTAGTGGCCTCTCCATCGGCAAAGCGTAACGCAAAAATAATTTCGTTGTTTCCCTTATTCGAGGAAGAGAAAACATCCTCAAACTTGTTTAGCAGGCTAAACTTGCCTGAATTTTTTACGGACAATAGGGCATCCTCTGCCTTCTTCAAATCGCCAGCCACATCGACAGCCTGCTGATCGTCGGTTGTAACTTTTGCCGACCATAAAAATATTTCACCCTTAAGCATCAAAGTTGCCGCCTTCGACCACATTCCCTTTTTATTCTTTAGGGTAAAATTATCGGCAGCAAAATACTGTTCCGATTTTTCAATCATCTGCTTAACAAAATCGAGGGTCTGCTTTGCGGTACCACGGGCCTTACCCAACTTATTTATATCCGAAGTCATGGTTGGCATTGGATCTGTTACAATTGGTACACCACCAAAGGTTTTGTAAAGTTGAAAGTAGTAGTATGCCCTCAAACCATAAGCCTGTCCAAGCAGATAATTTTTATTGGCTTCGTTCATTACGGTCGATTCCTCTGCCTTTTGAATAAAGAGGTTAACCTGCATAATACGTCCATAATAACCACCCCAGTTGCTAACACCAGTTTGATCTTTTGTAAAGGCATTATTTTTAATAGGAGAGCTGTAGTTTAAACTGGTTGAAAGGGTTGAGTTACCATTTTTCTGTGTTCCTCCTCTTGCTTCGCCCAGTACAAACATGTTTGTATAATCTCCCCTTAGCGAATTGTGAAGACCAACCATAAATCCCTCGAATTGCGCAGGAGTTTGCCAGAAATTTCCGCTAGCGTAGTAGTCTTCGGGAGCGAGCTCAAGGCTGTTGCAGGAAGTAAACAATCCCGCAAATGCTATTGTGTAAAAAAGTATTCTTAACTTTTTCATTTGTTTTTATTTTAAAGGATGTTGCTAGAATGAAAGATTTACACCGAATACATAGGTACGTGGCAGGGCATAACCGCTTCCTACATAACCTCCAACTTCAGGAGAGTAAGTCTTCGACTTGGTAAGGTAGCCTAGGTTTTGCCCAGTGAGCGTTACCTGCAGGTTTTGCATTTTAACCTTGCTTACCCAACTTTTAGGAAAGGTGTAGCTCATCGAAATCTCGCGAAAGCAGATGTAGTCGGCCTTGTAGGCAAACATCTTAGAGTCGCGGGCGTAGTTGCGCTTACCAAGCTGATCGGCCCAAGTATAAATTGGATACTTTGCCGAAGGATTTTCGGGAGTCCAGCTTTGCTTTACCTCTGCAACTGGATTAAACGCCCCCTGCATACATCCCATAAACCAAGGTAGCGTGTTATCGTACTGGTAGAAACCAAGAGCATAGTCCATACGCGCAAATAGGGTTAGGCCCTTCCAACTCATGGTAGAGGTTAAACCTCCAGTAAAGCGAGGAACCGTACGTCCTACGTACACCTTATCGAAGTTATCGATAAGACCATCACCGTTCACATCCTTCCATTTGATATCTCCAGGCTGAATTTGAAGCCCTTTTCCCTTTTCGGCTGTAGTTAGCTTATTCCATGCTTCCGGCCCATATAGCGTTTTACCATTACTTCCATTATTTCCGGAGGTGATATCGATACGATTCGCAGCCTCAGCCTGAATCTGCTCAGCATTTTGGTAGATGCCTTCAGCAACATGAAGCCACATTCCCCCTACCTCTTGACCTTCCTGTAATCCACCTACCCAAACTTTTTCCCCTGTTTTTGGATCGTAAATTTGCATTGCATCCTGACGATTACGCTCTAAACCATTATCTGGAAGTTTTACCACCTTATTCTTATTCCAAGATATGTTAGCGTTAACATCCCACTTAAAGTCGGACGTTTGAACTGCAGCAACTTTTACCTCAAACTCGACGCCCATATTTTTAATAGTTCCGTTGTTTGTTGTGAGCTTATTAACCCCCGAACTTCCAGGTACCGTAATTGGCGTAATTTTATCACTTGTAGTACGATCGTAGTAGGCAAGAGAAGCAAAAACTCGACCATTCAACAATCCAACATCAACGCCAACCTCTGCCGTATGCGATCTTTCCCATAGTAGGTCTGGATTAGGAAGCCCCTTTTCAGTAGTATATCCTGAACTAGAATCGTAACCCCCAAGAAGAAATCCTACGCCTCCATCGTATTTTGGTGAATAATAACTTCCTTGAAGTTGATATGAACCAATACCCGATACGTTGCCGTTCAAGCCATAACTAGCCCTCAACTTTAGCTGGGTAAGCCAATCTTTGGTTGAACTCATAAAAGACTCCTTACTTACCACCCAACCAGCAGATACTCCAGGAAAATACCCCCAACGGTTATCGCCAAGTAGCTTAGAGTAGCCATCCTGACGGTAGGTAAAGGACAGAAGGTACCTACCCATGAAATCGTAGTTAACACGGCTAAAGGCCGACAGAATACGCTGGCGGTCATGCCAAGTATCTATTTTACGCTTATCCTTTTCGCTTAGAGTCAACTCCAAATCACCAAAGTCGTCGGTAGGGGCTCCAGAACCTGCACCATATAATCCATAGTTGTAGGCATCGTAGAATTCTCCACCAACAATACCGTCGATATTATGATTATTGAACAACTTCTTCTTGTAGTTTAGCACCGCGTTATACGTTTGACGTAGGACTCGATCAAACTGAGCAGAAGTAGATCGGGTGACAACCTTGTTGCCTGGAGATTGAAGATAGTCGCGATTGAAACTCTCCTTATACTCCTCATCGTACATCCATATTGCGTTCAACTTTAGCGACAAATCGCGCATTAGGTTAACCTTTAACGACTGGCTAAGGGTAAACTTGTCGGAAACATTGGTACGCTTAAACTTGTCGATGTTAGCCTGCGGATTACCATCTGAAAGTCCTTGCCCTACTAGTGCATCTCCGTTTCCGTTATAGCCACGCATGGTAGGTGGAGCACTTAACATACGTCCAAAGTAGTTACCCTCGGCAGATATCGGGGTGTCCTTCCAACGGGCATTGGCAAAGTTTAGTCCGGAGTAGGAGGTTAACCAATCGTTAATCTTGTAATCGCCATTAAAGGTAAAGTT
It contains:
- a CDS encoding SusC/RagA family TonB-linked outer membrane protein, translating into MKLKFGLAWIMLLIVFAAQAQYTVKGRIFDASTKETLPAVTVAEKGTPKGTITDINGNFQLNLSNAKAVLVVRFVGYQTQEISLGGKSELNIELQATDTKLEEVVVTGYGSSISKSKLTSSIAKVDNKVLETGVRSNPAQALAGSIAGLKVVQSTGKPGATATVTLRGGTNWDGSGSPLVIVDGQVRGGFSDINPEDIESMDVLKDAGATALYGARANNGVVLITTKRGKAGKSEVNAKVRFGLNYVNETNEFLNAGDYLYWMRKGYQNAANAGYQNLNSLTQPVAYGTGNVYFDPSNPTQQLDGNKDNKGVWSPMLLTDDNKFLLNQGYKVMKDPVYGTDIIYKDFNYKDVAFTNPATTQDYNISMSGGNDRGNYYAGLGYYYEQGLPIKTFYNRLNFTFNGDYKINDWLTSYSGLNFANARWKDTPISAEGNYFGRMLSAPPTMRGYNGNGDALVGQGLSDGNPQANIDKFKRTNVSDKFTLSQSLKVNLMRDLSLKLNAIWMYDEEYKESFNRDYLQSPGNKVVTRSTSAQFDRVLRQTYNAVLNYKKKLFNNHNIDGIVGGEFYDAYNYGLYGAGSGAPTDDFGDLELTLSEKDKRKIDTWHDRQRILSAFSRVNYDFMGRYLLSFTYRQDGYSKLLGDNRWGYFPGVSAGWVVSKESFMSSTKDWLTQLKLRASYGLNGNVSGIGSYQLQGSYYSPKYDGGVGFLLGGYDSSSGYTTEKGLPNPDLLWERSHTAEVGVDVGLLNGRVFASLAYYDRTTSDKITPITVPGSSGVNKLTTNNGTIKNMGVEFEVKVAAVQTSDFKWDVNANISWNKNKVVKLPDNGLERNRQDAMQIYDPKTGEKVWVGGLQEGQEVGGMWLHVAEGIYQNAEQIQAEAANRIDITSGNNGSNGKTLYGPEAWNKLTTAEKGKGLQIQPGDIKWKDVNGDGLIDNFDKVYVGRTVPRFTGGLTSTMSWKGLTLFARMDYALGFYQYDNTLPWFMGCMQGAFNPVAEVKQSWTPENPSAKYPIYTWADQLGKRNYARDSKMFAYKADYICFREISMSYTFPKSWVSKVKMQNLQVTLTGQNLGYLTKSKTYSPEVGGYVGSGYALPRTYVFGVNLSF